Proteins encoded in a region of the Lycorma delicatula isolate Av1 chromosome 6, ASM4794821v1, whole genome shotgun sequence genome:
- the LOC142326449 gene encoding glycine dehydrogenase (decarboxylating), mitochondrial-like isoform X6, which produces MSQFMTHPIFNTYHSETRIVRYMKSLENKDISLVHSMIPLVYLDGANMNAQVGLCRPGDYGSDVSHLNLHKTFCIPHGGGGPGMGPIAVKAHLAPFLPNHPVIDLTGEEKSQSFGAVSAAPFGSSAILPISWAYIKMMGAKGLRKATQVAILNANYMSNQLKEYYKTVYRSPKSGLVAHEFIIDVREFKKTANIEAVDIAERLMDYGFHAPTMSWPVPGTLMIEPTESEDKEELDRFCCALIGIREEIAAIENKQMDINLNLLKLSPHTQEQVMADEWNRPYSRIQAAFPMEFVRPDNKIWPTVGRIDDIYGDKHLVCTCPPILPSF; this is translated from the exons ATGTCACAGTTTATGACTCATCCTATTTTTAACACTTATCATTCTGAAACAAGAATTGTAAGATATATGAAGTCACTAGAAAACAAAGATATTTCTTTAGTTCATTCTATGATTCCACTG GTATATCTAGATGGAGCTAATATGAATGCACAGGTAGGTCTTTGTAGACCAGGGGATTATGGATCGGATGTATCTCATCTTAATttgcataaaacattttgtataccTCATGGTGGAGGAGGTCCTGGTATGGGACCTATTGCAGT taaagctcATTTAGCCCCATTTCTACCCAATCATCCTGTTATTGATTTAACTGGGGAAGAGAAATCACAAAGTTTTGGTGCAGTAAGTGCTGCACCTTTCGGCTCATCTGCAATTTTACCAATATCATGGGCTTACATTAAG ATGATGGGTGCAAAAGGTCTTCGTAAAGCAACACAAGTTgcaattttaaatgcaaattatatgagtaatcagttaaaagaatattacaaaactgtttaTCGCAGTCCTAAAAGTGGTTTAGTAGCACATGAATTCATTATTGATGTTAGAGAATTCAAAAAAACTGCCAACATTGAGGCTGTGGATATTGCTGAACGACTTATGGATTATG gatttcaTGCACCGACTATGTCATGGCCAGTTCCTGGTACTCTTATGATTGAACCGACTGAATCTGAAGACAAAGAAGAATTGGACAGATTCTGTTGCGCACTCATCG GTATCAGAGAAGAAATTGCtgcaatagaaaataaacaaatggatataaatctaaatcttttaaaactatcACCGCACACACAAGAACAAGTTATGGCTGATGAATGGAATCGACCTTATAGCAGGATACAAGCAGCATTTCCAATG GAATTTGTTCGACCCGATAATAAAATCTGGCCAACAGTTGGACGTATTGATGATATATATGGAGATAAACACCTTGTATGCACTTGCCCTCCAATATTACCAAGTTTTTAA
- the LOC142326449 gene encoding glycine dehydrogenase (decarboxylating), mitochondrial-like isoform X4, giving the protein MVLFQFPKNRILILKNVAKLKNERISIWNLLKRIHSSPKHYFLFMPGPQKNIAENSDILSNSILKTEFKRMSQFMTHPIFNTYHSETRIVRYMKSLENKDISLVHSMIPLVYLDGANMNAQVGLCRPGDYGSDVSHLNLHKTFCIPHGGGGPGMGPIAVKAHLAPFLPNHPVIDLTGEEKSQSFGAVSAAPFGSSAILPISWAYIKMMGAKGLRKATQVAILNANYMSNQLKEYYKTVYRSPKSGLVAHEFIIDVREFKKTANIEAVDIAERLMDYGFHAPTMSWPVPGTLMIEPTESEDKEELDRFCCALIGIREEIAAIENKQMDINLNLLKLSPHTQEQVMADEWNRPYSRIQAAFPMEFVRPDNKIWPTVGRIDDIYGDKHLVCTCPPILPSF; this is encoded by the exons tatttggaACCTTCTAAAAAGAATCCATTCCTCACCAAAGCACTATTTCCTCTTCATGCCTggaccacaaaaaaat attGCTGAAAACAGTGATATATTAAGCAACAGTATTTTGAAGACAGAATTCAAAAGAATGTCACAGTTTATGACTCATCCTATTTTTAACACTTATCATTCTGAAACAAGAATTGTAAGATATATGAAGTCACTAGAAAACAAAGATATTTCTTTAGTTCATTCTATGATTCCACTG GTATATCTAGATGGAGCTAATATGAATGCACAGGTAGGTCTTTGTAGACCAGGGGATTATGGATCGGATGTATCTCATCTTAATttgcataaaacattttgtataccTCATGGTGGAGGAGGTCCTGGTATGGGACCTATTGCAGT taaagctcATTTAGCCCCATTTCTACCCAATCATCCTGTTATTGATTTAACTGGGGAAGAGAAATCACAAAGTTTTGGTGCAGTAAGTGCTGCACCTTTCGGCTCATCTGCAATTTTACCAATATCATGGGCTTACATTAAG ATGATGGGTGCAAAAGGTCTTCGTAAAGCAACACAAGTTgcaattttaaatgcaaattatatgagtaatcagttaaaagaatattacaaaactgtttaTCGCAGTCCTAAAAGTGGTTTAGTAGCACATGAATTCATTATTGATGTTAGAGAATTCAAAAAAACTGCCAACATTGAGGCTGTGGATATTGCTGAACGACTTATGGATTATG gatttcaTGCACCGACTATGTCATGGCCAGTTCCTGGTACTCTTATGATTGAACCGACTGAATCTGAAGACAAAGAAGAATTGGACAGATTCTGTTGCGCACTCATCG GTATCAGAGAAGAAATTGCtgcaatagaaaataaacaaatggatataaatctaaatcttttaaaactatcACCGCACACACAAGAACAAGTTATGGCTGATGAATGGAATCGACCTTATAGCAGGATACAAGCAGCATTTCCAATG GAATTTGTTCGACCCGATAATAAAATCTGGCCAACAGTTGGACGTATTGATGATATATATGGAGATAAACACCTTGTATGCACTTGCCCTCCAATATTACCAAGTTTTTAA
- the LOC142326449 gene encoding glycine dehydrogenase (decarboxylating), mitochondrial-like isoform X5, whose amino-acid sequence MPGPQKNIAENSDILSNSILKTEFKRMSQFMTHPIFNTYHSETRIVRYMKSLENKDISLVHSMIPLVYLDGANMNAQVGLCRPGDYGSDVSHLNLHKTFCIPHGGGGPGMGPIAVKAHLAPFLPNHPVIDLTGEEKSQSFGAVSAAPFGSSAILPISWAYIKMMGAKGLRKATQVAILNANYMSNQLKEYYKTVYRSPKSGLVAHEFIIDVREFKKTANIEAVDIAERLMDYGFHAPTMSWPVPGTLMIEPTESEDKEELDRFCCALIGIREEIAAIENKQMDINLNLLKLSPHTQEQVMADEWNRPYSRIQAAFPMEFVRPDNKIWPTVGRIDDIYGDKHLVCTCPPILPSF is encoded by the exons ATGCCTggaccacaaaaaaat attGCTGAAAACAGTGATATATTAAGCAACAGTATTTTGAAGACAGAATTCAAAAGAATGTCACAGTTTATGACTCATCCTATTTTTAACACTTATCATTCTGAAACAAGAATTGTAAGATATATGAAGTCACTAGAAAACAAAGATATTTCTTTAGTTCATTCTATGATTCCACTG GTATATCTAGATGGAGCTAATATGAATGCACAGGTAGGTCTTTGTAGACCAGGGGATTATGGATCGGATGTATCTCATCTTAATttgcataaaacattttgtataccTCATGGTGGAGGAGGTCCTGGTATGGGACCTATTGCAGT taaagctcATTTAGCCCCATTTCTACCCAATCATCCTGTTATTGATTTAACTGGGGAAGAGAAATCACAAAGTTTTGGTGCAGTAAGTGCTGCACCTTTCGGCTCATCTGCAATTTTACCAATATCATGGGCTTACATTAAG ATGATGGGTGCAAAAGGTCTTCGTAAAGCAACACAAGTTgcaattttaaatgcaaattatatgagtaatcagttaaaagaatattacaaaactgtttaTCGCAGTCCTAAAAGTGGTTTAGTAGCACATGAATTCATTATTGATGTTAGAGAATTCAAAAAAACTGCCAACATTGAGGCTGTGGATATTGCTGAACGACTTATGGATTATG gatttcaTGCACCGACTATGTCATGGCCAGTTCCTGGTACTCTTATGATTGAACCGACTGAATCTGAAGACAAAGAAGAATTGGACAGATTCTGTTGCGCACTCATCG GTATCAGAGAAGAAATTGCtgcaatagaaaataaacaaatggatataaatctaaatcttttaaaactatcACCGCACACACAAGAACAAGTTATGGCTGATGAATGGAATCGACCTTATAGCAGGATACAAGCAGCATTTCCAATG GAATTTGTTCGACCCGATAATAAAATCTGGCCAACAGTTGGACGTATTGATGATATATATGGAGATAAACACCTTGTATGCACTTGCCCTCCAATATTACCAAGTTTTTAA